In Vicia villosa cultivar HV-30 ecotype Madison, WI linkage group LG7, Vvil1.0, whole genome shotgun sequence, the DNA window GTTGAAATCTAGGCAATTGTGGATGCATGAAGGGGATAGAAATTCTAGTTTTTTCCATAACTCTATTAAGGCAAGACAAAGAAGGAATTCGATCTCTATGTTGGAAGGGAAGAATGGGCCGGTAGAGGGAGTTGAGAATATTAAGAATGAGATTTTTGGTTACTTCAAAGATTTCTATTTAGAAGAGAATTTCAAGAGACCAATTCCGGAGGGCTTAAATCTAAATTGTTTGAGCACGGAAGATGGTGTGTGGATGGAGAGACCTTTTTCGGAGGAAGAAATCAAGGAAGCCGTTTGGGCTTGTGACGGTAACAAGAGTCCGGGGCCGGATGGGTTTTCTCTAGAATTCTTCAAAGCAAATTGGGAGGTGGTGAAAGGGGACGTGAGTAATTTAGTCTCGGATTTTCATGAGAAAGATAGGCTTACGAAGGGTTGTACTTCATCTTTCATCACTCTTATCCCAAAGGTGAAGAACCCTCAATCTATAGTGGAGTTTAGACCTATTTGTCTAGTTGGATGTTTATACAAGATTATTTCAAAGTTGTTGGCGGCTAGATTAAAGTATGTTGTTGGAAAACTTGTGTCGTGTAACCAAACGGCTTTCGTTCCCGGTAGAAGTATATTGGATGGGGTGATTGTTGTGAATGAGGTGGTGGATTATGCTAAGAGAGAGAAAAGAAGTTGTGTGGTTCTtaaggttgattttgaaaaggcctATGACCGTGTTAGTTGGAATTTCGTGAGATATGTTTTAGAGAGGATGGGTTTTGGAGCTaggtggatgaaatggatggagtgTTGCATTTTCAATAGTACTATGTCCGTCATTGTCAATGGTAGTACCACGAAAGAGTTTAAGGTTGAGAAGGGTTTTCGTCAAGGGGATCTGTTGTCTCCATTTCTCTTTGTCTTGGTTATGGAGGTGCTCACGGCACTTATGAGAAAGGCTAAAGATACGGGAGAGTTTCGGAGTTTTAAAGTGGGTAATAATGAGGAGGTGGATCTACtccaattcgcggatgacactaTCATTATTTCGGAAGGAGATACGGCAAATTTGTGGAGTATGAAAGCGATACTTAGAGGGTTTGAATTAATGTCGGGTTTgcgaattaatttcaataaaagtaATATTTTTGGTATTAATGTTGGTGATTGGTTTCTTGAAGCGGCCTCTAATTTTCTTTCGTGTAAGGTGAGTAGTCTTCCGTTCAAGTACTTGGGAATTAAAGTGGGTGGTAATCCTAGAAGCACTTCTATGTGGAAAGATCTTATTGTGTACATCAAGAAACGTCTAGCCATTTGGAGAGGTAAGAATCTCTCTCTAGCGGGGCGGGTGATATTGATTAATGCGGTGCTCAATGCTATACCGATTTATTCTTTATCCTTCTATAAAGCGCCGACGAAGGTGATTCATGAGATTCGGACTATCCAAAGTAAATTCCTTTGGAGTGGTGGTGAAGATAGAAAGTCTATTCATTGGGTGTGTTGGGACAAGGTTTGCAAACCTAAAGAGGAAGGTGGTTTAGGAATAAAAAATGTGTAAATTATGAATGTGGCTCTCATAAGCAAGTGGAAATGGAGGATTCTAACCGAGGAGGAAGCGGTTTGGAGTGGCATCATTAGAGCTAGATATGGCAAGGTGAAACTAAAGGTTTTAGTTGGTGATATGGCGGTTGTAGGAAAGAAGGATTCTATTTGGTGGAGAGACGTTTTGGTGTCGGATAATTATGAGAGACTTTTATCCAATCATTTTTCGCGTGCTATTAAATGTGTTGTGGGAAATGGTGAAGATATTCCGTTTTGGTATGCTTGTTGGATTGATCAACAACCTTTATTGGAAGTTTTTCCGGATTTATTTCAGGTGACTCCGAACCATCTTATAGCGGTGGCTGAATTAGGGCGTTTCGGGCAAGGGGGATGGTAGTGGAACTTGCAGCCATTGCTGCCAGTTACCGCAGCAACAAGTCTGCCAGCGGGCAGCAGTGAACTCGCAGCTGGTATGCTGCCAGCGCCCAGCAGTGGCTTCTCCTATTTGATGCAGGAATTGGAAGAGGAGCTGAACAATTACTCTCCTCAAGTGAATGTTTGTGATTCCTTTTCTTGGGTGGAGGATACGTCCGGTAGTTTTAGCGTGAAATCTTGCTATGAGCGCTTCAAGTCGAGCTTATCGGGACCTCCGTTGCAAGCTTCTTTGATTAAGGCTTTGAATTTCCTTTGGAAGGTTAGAATTCcctcaaaaattattttctttggttGGAAATTTTTGCATAAAAGAATAGCAACTAAAGATCAATTGTGTAAAAGAGGGATTTTGGTGGAGAACATAGATTTATTATGTGTTTTGTGtttgaaagaggaggaaaatttgGAGCACTTATTTGGTGATTGTGAAGTTGTTCATAATATTTGGAGGAGAGTGTTTTCTTGGATAGGTCCTTCTATTGATATGTCTTTTGAAAGCTTTGTCTATTTCTTTTTATGTTGCGACACCGTGAAGAGTTCGTCGAAGAGATCAATTGTAGGAGTGATTTGGTTAACTACCATTTGGTGCATTTGGATGAAGAGGAATGCCATTATTTTCAAGAAGGAGAGTTTTTGTTTTACGGAATGTTTTTTGaatattattatgttttcttgGAATTACTTGTTAGCTTTTTACAAGCTAGGTGAGCTTTGTAATTACTACACTTGGAATATCTTACCTCTCGATTGTTTTGAGTAGGGAGAGCTTTCCGTTTGTATCCGTGGGTGGAGTATCTATTATATTCCCCTTGATTAATATCattgcttattttaaaaaaaaaaacagtaaagCCAAAGAGTTTGCACAATTTGAAACAGGTGTGAAATTTTTGTTGGCTCAGTTTCTtccatttatttggatttttcatACATCTTGATTTTGAATTATCTTTAGTAGACACAAGAAAGAATCTAATGCTAGCTAGTCTGAATCACCAAAATGATGTGTCACAATCAGAACAACAAATATAAACGGGAAGTCATGTTGAGTATCTATTTATTTTGGTAGAATGGGTGAAAGTTTATCTAGAGGTAAGTGAgttgttttcataaaaataaatgtggaagtaattttctattttaatgaaaTGTTTATCTTAACTAACTGTTTCATATTAATCATTTAGCTTTGGTTACACACGTTAATCATTTAGCTTTGGTTACACAATCATTTTAATGAAATGTTTATcttaactaggggtggcaaaacgggccggggcccgccgggccgcccgcgcacccgccaaaaaatggcgggttgggttaggattttaggctcgccgctcgccaaagtccgccccgccaaaacccgccgcccgccatacccgcccagccaaagcccgccgctcgccaaaacccgctcctcctccaaaactcactctttttttagttaattctagtaattgcaattcttgatgatttattttatacatttatttataaatatatgtaatatttttttgagtaaatttgttaaaaattacttttataaaaaattgttttaaaaaataagtgaaaagtttaattaaaaggtaaaaaaaagcctattaatctattaaaaaaaatataaataaaaataggcgggtaagcccgccgcccgccagcccgccatcttggcggggcgggcatgacttttatgcccattttacttggcgggcatgcccgccccgctcgttttttggcgggcataagacggggcgggcggcgggcggggcgggcggcccgttttgccacccctaatcttAACTAACTGTTTCATATTTTAAACCACATGTAGCAATTAAAACTAATTTCACTTTGGATTATATAAAATAGATACTATAGGGAGACGCCCGACAAGGTTGAGTGCTCCAAAAAGTGGCAAACCAGTCGACCGTTGTTGCCTTACATTTAAtgctttattaattttttttgagttgttttagaggaggtttaaaaccccctcaATCTGTTGCGTTTTAAATTGTTTGCCAAGCTGTCTTctacgtggcgtgccacgtcagcttccgtTAATGAAATTTGACGGCAGAAATCAAAATTGGAGACGAAAAACTTTATAAGAACCATTCTTTAAACAAAAAATTTATAGGGATTAAAACTAGATTTTAGGTTATTTATAGGGAccataaacatatttaaccctataaatattcattttataaatatttggtcTTACATTCAAAGTCaaacttaatatatttttttaagtaaacaaGCCATAGTTATTGGATAGAGTTATTTTTCTTAGCAAAATAATATGAAGAGaaaaaatcattattaaaaattGTTTCATGTTCGCCAACTCATATTATTCACATACATGTATGTTTATATAAATCATCTAAACTATTCATTTTAGACATTAGAAACTTTAGAATTAATGAATGAGACACTTTGTACTTTAATGAGAAAAtaatgtggaagataaatttgaGTTTAAAACGCATACATTAAATTAATGAAGTAGTTCTATGAAATACATTAGCAAAAATGTTCATAATACAAATCAACTCTTagataaatgaaaataataactAAACAAGAAAAACGTGCATTATAATCCTTAAAAATTTCGTATGCTCAATCTTATTATCTTTATTGTCTAATAACCAAATACCCGACAAAGagtcaaaaatgttttcttcatcATCATTCTCCAAAGAAATTACCATAGGCTCAATCTTACAAAATCTTTGGTGGATATAACATGGCTTCTAGATAGCCATTAGTACGTGGACTATTAGGCTTTAACATCTCATATTGAATCTCATGAGATGATAGAATTGAATTTTGAGGATATTGATCAAAAAACTCCTCAGATGAAAATAATGGATGTTGATAATCCATATCTTGATTGTACCAACATTGTGGAAGCGGAGGGAGATCTTGATTAAAAAGCATATTATTTGATGTAAATGATGGACGTGTATCTTCCTTATTTTGAATGTGTGAACATTCTGGGAGTGTAAGAAGATCTTGTTTCATGGATAAAGAAGTAGTTTCCACATTATTATATAACATATTTGAATTATCATCCAACTTTTGAAGTGGTTCAAAATTGATATTTTCCTTATCTTGAAAGTATGAACTTTGCGGGAGTGTAGGAAACCTGTTACAATAGATAATATAAGTTCAAGTGTCAgtccaaaaatatattataaagttaATAGATAATTTAAACtgaatttaaaaagaaaagaaaaacattaaATTGTCTACTCACCTATCATTCAATGTTGGAACAATATGATTGCTTAAAGGAGAGCTTCCCACATTATTGTATATCATATTTGAATCATCAACCAACGTTGAAAGTGGTTTAAAATTGATATTTTCCTCATAATAAAATTGATCTAGATAGTTATCTTGCATAATATCTTGATGATCAAATTCTACTCTTGGTAGAGTCATTTCTTCTTTTTGAGAGACGTTATTTTCTTGGTTACTAGAACCCCTCATCACACTCTAAATCAAGTCATCAATATTGTTTATGCTCTCTGAAAAGGAGAACTttctagatttttttaaaattcttgtttttgaattaataaaattcTTTAACTCGTTATCGGTTCTTCCAGGAAACtttcacaacaaaaacaaatacaaaataatcatataacCAATTATCGACTATTTCAAAAAATTGTCACGACAAAAACagatacaaaataaatatataaccaAATAACTATTCTTCTAGAAAAATATTTATGCATATCACATAAATTCATTAATTAATACATTTCCATCAAATTATAGATATTTAAATTTTCAAACTTATGTCATGAGAAGAGTCAGTTCTATAAGTAGACTCAATGCAAAAGATTATTGTTCTATTTACAGAAAAAAAATTAGGCAACATATAATAAATGACTACACTAATCATATAAAGCCTAAtaaacttttattttgttttcctaTAAAAGTGAAGCATAAATAAACAACAAACCTGTGAAACCATTTGAGACCATTTAGGTCCTAACTCACAATAGAGACGAACAAGTTTTTGTATTTCTTCTTCACTAAATGGATCTCTTTTCAAACTTGGTTTTAGACTATTTAACCATCTAAAACGACAACTTTTTCCATCTCTATTGAGTTTTATTTTCTCTCGTACTTTATCCCATTTTTTAgctccatattttttcacatAATCTCTTAATAATGCATCTTCTTCTGGTAGCCATTTTCCTTTTTTCAACACAATATTTTTAGTATCATCACCATGATTGCCTTTTTCTTGTTGCAAAGAATGTGATGCCATGATTTTGAGCAATTGTGAATATTTGGATAATGGTGAATGGTGTTAGGATGTAGAAATAAATAAGAGAGCCCTAGTTTAAATAAAAACCCTTGGCCCTATTTTAACTCCTATATTTGCTAACCAAATTCTAATTTTTAATAAGATTTTTCATTGTAAAATAATccatatttgaaataaataacatGATTTAATATGTATGCCCTATATATTTGCTAACTATATTATCCATTGAGATAAAACCCTAACTAATAGGGTACAAAATTTAAAGTATAAAACTACCTCAACACTAGTCCAACGCtggtaattaaaatacaaattaatttgataacaaaagttaaagataaaacaaatataaaaatttatttttaattacaagaaaatattaaataaatttatctgAGAGATGATTTTAGCGTTAAAGTTGAGAAACTCCGTTTTATAAGTGTCACCCCCTTTTTTCTATATTTATTTGATCAAATTAAATAGGGCAACATGTAGTATTCCAAATTTGTCTAAATAATCAAACGTTTTtcaaataattgaatataatctgCATTATTTTGTtaggaattttttttaattgtgtagtaaaaaattaaaaaaaataatcgaattaaaaaatgtatttaattGACGCTATTATTTGAGcacaatatttcaaaaaaaaagtgacattatttttttaaatttaattgcatttatcatcatttttattttgcttttaaaattagaaaaatacaaCACAATTACAGTCCATTTAGTTCAAATATTGATATTTAAATacaaagtaataaaaataaaataaaatagatttaatAAGCGATAGGTTTTATAATTCACATAACttacttattttctttctttcttttattaatttcacacaaaaaattatttaaaaataagcaTATATTTGATTTTGCCCATTTTATTCAATAAACCTACGAGAGTTAAACAATTTTAGGTTAATATCACTTTACTCCTATAATATAGACGATTTTTTTTTATCCTCtgcaatatttttgttttggattacctcgtaatatatattttttggatttcccCTTAAGCGTACAAATTAAACATTGAATCTGGTTGAggggtaaataaaaaaatattatatgggTAAATTTTACATTTAGGGACAAAAGACATAGATTTTAACATTTCAAGGGAGTGgtgatccaattttttttatatggggtaaagcgaatttcgcctatattacatggaatattgtatatttaaccaaatcattttttacatcctacaacaataacaacaaggaATTATTTCACTAAATGAGATCCGCTAgatgaatcaatttttttcataatattCTTTAGTAATTGGCATCGATTCGCCCGCCACCCTGAATGTCCTCTTCCTCAATGCCGCTTCCTCGTATTGAATGTAAGCCTGGGCCTTTGGGAGAAGGGCACCCAAGGTGGCGGGCGCCTTGATGCCAACTGCTTTGGCGAAGTTATTTCGCAAGCGTAGGCTGCGCTTGAGGAGATATTTTTCATGTCGTCGATCGTAGAGACGTGAACAACTTCCTTGTTGAACCTCTCGATATatgcttgaaga includes these proteins:
- the LOC131619742 gene encoding transcription factor WER-like, producing MASHSLQQEKGNHGDDTKNIVLKKGKWLPEEDALLRDYVKKYGAKKWDKVREKIKLNRDGKSCRFRWLNSLKPSLKRDPFSEEEIQKLVRLYCELGPKWSQMVSQSVMRGSSNQENNVSQKEEMTLPRVEFDHQDIMQDNYLDQFYYEENINFKPLSTLVDDSNMIYNNVGSSPLSNHIVPTLNDRFPTLPQSSYFQDKENINFEPLQKLDDNSNMLYNNVETTSLSMKQDLLTLPECSHIQNKEDTRPSFTSNNMLFNQDLPPLPQCWYNQDMDYQHPLFSSEEFFDQYPQNSILSSHEIQYEMLKPNSPRTNGYLEAMLYPPKIL